A DNA window from Enterobacter asburiae contains the following coding sequences:
- a CDS encoding protein YbgS yields MKMTKLATLFLTATLTLASGSVLAAETGTSDSNGDANAAAAAGQPAPDAKQNIAPNNVDNSQINTGNTNTGGTMLHPNGSGSGTMNHDNMSSDEVHKNSMCKDGKCPDPNDKVGNDANTKTDGTTQ; encoded by the coding sequence ATGAAAATGACAAAACTGGCAACCCTCTTCCTGACCGCCACACTTACTCTGGCAAGCGGCAGCGTCCTGGCCGCGGAAACGGGCACATCAGACAGCAACGGTGATGCGAATGCCGCTGCGGCAGCAGGCCAGCCCGCACCTGATGCGAAACAGAATATCGCCCCGAATAATGTCGACAACAGCCAGATTAATACCGGCAACACCAACACCGGCGGCACCATGCTGCATCCCAACGGCAGCGGTTCCGGCACCATGAATCATGACAATATGAGCTCGGACGAGGTTCATAAGAACTCAATGTGCAAGGACGGCAAATGCCCTGACCCTAATGACAAAGTAGGGAACGATGCGAATACCAAAACCGATGGCACCACCCAGTAA